DNA sequence from the Malus domestica chromosome 06, GDT2T_hap1 genome:
GGGCATATTTTCTAGTTTTAACTAGAATGAACTAACCAAGGAGAtctcaaaaccctaaattaCGAGTGGGAGGGAAGAATATTTGAGTGCTTGTAATTGTTGCTCCATCTGATTCTACAGTAAGCAAGGCTCCTATCATTGTGTGTGATTAGTTTACTTTTATGTTCTCGATCGCTTATATATCATTTTGCTCTTATTGGTTTGAGGAAATAAAGGCTCAAACTTCCTGACATTTTCATGATACTTAAAGAAATCCATTGAAATCTTACTAAATTGTCTAACAAATGGGCAATTTGATTCTTACTGTTGGAGGAAAGATCATCAGTTTTCAGTTATAatgcagaaagaaagaatacaAGCAAATATATATGGAGGATGAGTTTTGAACGGGAGCTGAAATTAACTTAACTTTATTGCTCTCAAGTTTTTATTACAACACTAGGCCATCTTATTATTGGCTATTTATAATAACATTCAGACCTTTTGATAACAACCATAACTCTTGAATTAGTTTCGAGAGACACAACTCTACATTACAGAAAGTGCATTACGTTTAACACTTACATCATTGACATGATCCTAGTTGATCTAAGGTTGTTACATATATCCTCCTTAGGTTCCAGAGTAATCCTCTCTAACTCCTGCTGAAATCTCTCCATGGCCGAGAATGGCAAGCACATTGGTACCAATATTCCATCCTCAGtgttgtttttgtgttgaatGTAGAAGCTAATCAAATCCATGGCCTTGGCGGGTCCAGCAAATATCGGTTGTCCCCATCCAAAATTGACATCTCCAACACCTACACGCGTTATATCAGAAACTAAAAAATTACTTCCTGTCGATGAATATTGAGGTCGTCCTCTTAGTACCAAAAGATCAGCCACTGATCTTAAGTATTCTTCATTCATGGTAGCTTTAGCCTTCTTCACCAACTCCAAAGCATATCCCAGAGGATTTTTGCATAGAGGTTCAGCCTTTGAAACTGCAGCTGGAAATGCAAATGCATTGCCATAGTATCCCAAGGGAAGACGTACATTGTTCTGCTTTCCCCGCGCATTGACAATGCATGAAACGCGAACAACCTGTTTTGGATTAATTTTAAGTGCAAGAGTGCGACATTTCCACAAACAAGCTGTGATCAAGTCAAATGTGGAGAAAGTGGAAATTAGGTGGGGTGGAATCTGTTTTCGAAGGACTCTCATCTCCTTGGCACCAAAGTAGAAAGATCGTTGAACCATGTTTGACTGGTTACTGTACGCGCATGAGCCATCAGAATGATCAATCACATCTTCATATTCATGATGAGCACATGTTATTCTTGGTGGATCTCGGGCGAacaagagctctctctcccacaTTGGTAGAATAGATGGTGCGTGTATTACGCCTCTTGCCATCTCCGCAACGGCGGTCAGGAACTGGAGAAATCCAGGTGCATCACACATTGTGTGGTTTAGGCGCAATGCAAGTATGAAACCTCCACATGTAAGACGGGTCACCTGCATATTGCAAAAGTTAGTTACTAGACTTTTTTCTTGATCATCCTATTCGTGCTAGTTAACAATTCCTTAgaagaaaagacaaaaaaaaaaaaaactatctaAATTAGATGATCTAATTAGGAATTTAGAAAGAGTCTCGTGCATGTTGTAGTTACTTGAAAGAGTCTTTATAATACAGAGGAATTTAGACAAAATGCTTATAGAAGATAGAAAAATTTAGACAGAAGACAAGGAGGATGACATGACGACAGGCAAAAAACCTAGAAGAAGAACGACAAAGGAGAACCTACGCAATAAAGGTGATGTGAGACTAATAGAAAACCTAGGACCTATTACCATGTAGAAATGTAATTTCCTCAATCCGGTGTACATACAAATTTTACAATACATAGGGTTAAACATAAGGATTGTCGAAGAAAAATCAATttcgaaaaatgacaaaatgtGTCTCAtaatcttttcttttcaaaaccaCCTAATGAACTTTCTTTAATTATAAGAACAAAGAGGCGTGGTAGTATCGTAGATAAGTTCAAGTTTTAGTGTAATGGCAATATGATAAATTTTCGTTTATGAAAAAGGTTGCCAATTTtatgaaaaagttaaaaacagtTGCGATGCCACCAAACTTCAACTTATCTACAATATTGTTAGCACTTTCTTGTTTATGTccttattttcattaaaaattcatATGTTGTTGATTGCACTAATTTCTTACAAAAAATCTCCAGCGTATGTATGCTATCTTAATGCAAAAAAAACTACTCTTACCCTTAACCTACTTCATTTTTTTGTAAAGAATTAATGGTTATGACCAAATATGAATACAAAAAActaattaacatgtaattaatattaattaactcACCTGAACCAGCAGCAAGGGACAACCAATAATTCCATCAGACCCTAGGAAATtaaataagaactcctctaagAGTGGACAAGGGGGTAGAATTTTGTCTCCTAGTTGCTCAAGTGTGACATTAGCAGAAGCCTCGACGAACAAGATACCTTCACCATTGCAATCGACCATGAGCTTTCTGTCAGGCCCTTCCCTAAGCCTACCAGCTAAAGGGTAGTAATACACTAATGCTCTACTTAAGGCTTCCCTAATCGTCTTAACGGGATTACGATTTTCATTAAGTGAAGGGTTGTCTTTGTAGCACATTATGATAGGAAGCTGAAACCTCATGCCTTCCTGATCGTCAATATCTGAGAGAAACTTTGTTTCTCGAGGCGTTGGCTTTGCCGGAATTATAAGTTCCGGCTGCAATCGTTTCACCTGAAGTACTGAGGATGGCATCATTTCAGTAACGAGCTTAAGAACCAGCAAAAGATCAAAGGATTTGGAACTTTTATTTTGTGGTATGCATGCTAACTAAAAGTTGATAGCCAGTACTTATATAGCGTTATGCAGATGCTTTAGGGTTCCATCCAAGTTTCCACACATTGTGAATgtgattcttttcttttccattaAAAATGTTGTTAGAAAGAAAGTTTAAATCACGCAATCAACATGGGctgcagaagaaaaaaaacaaaaaaaaaccctagatTCGTACGTATACATTAATGCTGAATTTCATTTCAACAACAGAAAACTGTACACTAACAGAGATATGAGGACATGTGTTCGGTAAAAAACCTTTGATACGAATGGAAGGAAAATACGTCGCACGTACCTGCCCCAATTGACGTCTGCTATATAGGAAAACGTTGTTCTTTAATGACTAGCATATTAGCACGGGAGAATATTGTTtcacattattattaattttgattGATCTGGTATATCGACTACTCAATTAAAAGTTTGTTATACTGAAGAAAGCTGAGGCTTTGTAAAATTAATCCACAATATATGAAGCAGTTTAATCACTTATAAGCAGATGTAAGGTCGTTTTTTATCCGATGTAGAATTCATACTCTCAATACGCACCTTCATGTGTGGCAAATTTTTAAGCTTAGCACGTGAACAACACAAACCACGTGGCATGGAGCACGTCAAGTGTTGGGCTTCATACATGAGACAATATGCCCTGATACCATGacgaaagttgaggttccatcgCCACTTCGTACTACAGTttaatgatattcctcttcacttgtaagtgagagattttttattcaattctcgctaaagacgaatttaaaccacattattgttaacttATTGTGAGTCTAAGCCCACCATcttccctttagtgtagataatgtcgtttgttcataaataaaaaattaataaaaaaagtagTGAGGTTcaatcataaaactaattgacaatgTAAACAAAATAGAACTCAGACAATATGAGATCCATACTCTCAACATATCACTGTTAAGCAAATATGTACGAAAACAAAATGGAACAAATAATTCGATAACTTGACAAAATAGAACCCACTGAAGACAATATTATGTTTGTTACAGATAGGACTCACTAAACCATGAGCTGGAGGCCCAGTGGTAAATGGCAGATTGCGGGACTTCCTTCAAATTAAAAAGTGGAGGTCTTGGGTTTGAAACCTGCTGCTGGTGTGGAAGCCAGATTTATGGCCAGGGGAGGCTAAAATGCCTCTGTAAGTCTTCTCGGCCTCTGAAAGCGGTGGATAATCGTGACTTGTCACCAGTTGTCCcccttttaaaaagaaaaaagataggATTCACTGAAGACAATATTATGTTTGTTAAAATGGAAATGGAGCTTCTGATTACACCCAACTTTTATCTTTTCTCACCCAACAAATTCTTTTTGCTTTACAAGATTTAAAAAACATAAACATCTACTCTCCGCACTCACCAAATCTTCCAAAATTACCCCTTCCAAATCCTCTATCTTACACAATATATCTTCTCATCCAACAACACCCCTACCTaatccttctctttctttttttattgtcaTAAGGTAAATATTTATTACCAACATAACTTACATATAGGACTGGAAGcctaaacacacaaaaaatataAAGCAACTGATGAGCCTCCAGaacaacaacaaaagaaaagcCGAATCCGAAAGTTGAGCCCATTACAGAAAAACACgcaagaaaaccctaaactcCAAGATCCTTTTCCTCCACTAAAGTGCTTGCTGTTGATGACGATCCAGTCCCCCCTACAAATCGTCGGAGATAAGACCCAGCCAAGCTCTGaaacagaaaaaagaaacaaatttcaTCGTCCTCGAACAACCTCTCCACACAACAAATCGCAACCGCCAAGAGAATgaagggaaagaaaagaaacaaatttcATCGTCGTCGAGCAACCTCCCTACCATCCCTCTCTATCTTACACGATATATCTTCTCATCCAACAGCCTCCCCTTCAACGTGGGGCTGCCTAACCCACTTTCCTCCATCAATATTCGGTTCTTCATCAAGCTATGCACACTCTTTCGAAAATTCAACTTAATTATAAGGAATATGAAACCAGCAGCTCCTTGCAACTACTTGTGAATTATGTCTTTaattgtgttcatttaagtTGGTGGTTAGCCATCAAATTGTTCTTCCCCATCAATTTTTAGAAGAAATCAAACCAACTAGACTGAGTGTTCATATAATATTCATTGGATTtgaatataaaaatatgtaaaattCCATCATTAAGAAGCCAAATTGTATCAAGACTTTGTAACAACAGCACAAAGGCCAGGAGTCGACTTGGAGGAGAAGATTGCGAGTGGGTTCGGCTAGCACTGGCTAAAACCGAACCCCTGATTCCATGTTCATGGCTATCGGCTAATCCTCAACTCTTATGTTCGGTGCTTAACTTCCGAACATTgaactttttgtcaaattttatgTTCAGCATGTTCAATTACATGATTCCATCtagttatattttatttaagaaaagagaaacaaacccaagaggatTTCAGAGAAAAGTGACGGCTTAGGGCAGAACATTGTAGCCCAAACCTCACTTATATACTTCAATGATTTAGGGTTTTGGTCACAATTCCACCTTACATCTCATTTAAATTAGCTAGCTAACAAAAGCCTTCAAGACCCCAGTTATTCTAAGCTAATCTAAACCTCACACCAAAGCAAACCTATCTCAGCCCTACATTTGTAATTTTGGACTGAGTCAACATATTGGCCGTTACAAATTTAGAAAAAACTAACCCATTACTTTCGTTTAATACGAAAAATTGGAAGCTAGAAATCAGTTTAGGCATCAACACTCTACTTCAAATTGTTTCTAGTTTTTACACCAAGCAAATCCCTGAGGTATATAAAACTCTCCTTTAGCGTAGCCCTAGTAAATATATCAACAATTTGATCCTCATATTTGCAATAGAGTAATTCAATCACATTATCTGACGTACAAAGGATCTCTAATAAAGTGATGGTTCCTCTTgacatgtttttctttttagtgAATCAAAGGATATCTTGTCATCACAATTACAAGGTGTTGTTAAATTTTAGTGATATAGCATCTACTTTGAAAACGTAGCTAGGTCGAGGAACCCAAACCCAATAGATAAATAATCTCAACTAAAATTCTAGACGAGGATTCAAGTACGATCTAAATCATAC
Encoded proteins:
- the LOC114825597 gene encoding alcohol acyl transferase 1 allele GSa-like, giving the protein MMPSSVLQVKRLQPELIIPAKPTPRETKFLSDIDDQEGMRFQLPIIMCYKDNPSLNENRNPVKTIREALSRALVYYYPLAGRLREGPDRKLMVDCNGEGILFVEASANVTLEQLGDKILPPCPLLEEFLFNFLGSDGIIGCPLLLVQVTRLTCGGFILALRLNHTMCDAPGFLQFLTAVAEMARGVIHAPSILPMWERELLFARDPPRITCAHHEYEDVIDHSDGSCAYSNQSNMVQRSFYFGAKEMRVLRKQIPPHLISTFSTFDLITACLWKCRTLALKINPKQVVRVSCIVNARGKQNNVRLPLGYYGNAFAFPAAVSKAEPLCKNPLGYALELVKKAKATMNEEYLRSVADLLVLRGRPQYSSTGSNFLVSDITRVGVGDVNFGWGQPIFAGPAKAMDLISFYIQHKNNTEDGILVPMCLPFSAMERFQQELERITLEPKEDICNNLRSTRIMSMM